The region TCCTGGAAATTCACCAAGTTATACTGAGAGGTGAGATTATTGATTTTCATCTGAAGAGTTcacatttttctaattttgagtAGCAGGTTTAATATGTATTTGAAGTTAGGCATTTTATGCAGGATATTTGATATATTTAACAGAATTAGTTAATTTGGCATCCCACAGACCTGAAAAGTCATAATTATAGCAGATACTTCTATGACATGTTTATATAAACATACTTTAGGAGGGATGCCTTTTTACCAAAATGATAAAACAATGCACATTCGTCTTACCCTAGGTCTAATATAAATGGGCCTGGAACACCCAGGCCACTTAATCGACCAAAGGTTCCTTTGTCAGCCCCCATGACAACAAATGGTTTGCCTGAGAACACAGACAGCAAAGAGTCAAACCTACAGCAAAATGAGGACAAAAATCACAGGTTTGTTATgtgattctatatatatatatatttttttttttaattcagaagtaATTATTAGTGGTTTTCAGCGTTTATTGTACACTATTTACAATTTTTTATTTGAGGGACAAAACAGGATTTTAATGAGGTTATAGGAGCTATGGCTTCCATTTGCAGCTTCAGCACATGCTGAGGATGGGCCTAGAAAAGGCTTAAATGCTGTTTTAGGGAGATCTTCTGTATATAGGGTCTTAGGAGTTTAAGTAGTCATGCTACAttctatttatttcttatttttgaaaGTTACTTGAGATAAGAGCTTTgtaaataatttgaaattttgtgAATAGTTTCTCATTGTAGATCATAACAGCTGACCTTTTATTTACTTCCTAATTCAAACTCTCTGTATTACATTCAGGGAAAGAAGGTTAAGTAAGCAAGAGGCCATAGAGAGTATGTCCATATGGAGACTTGTAGTTTTATTCTAGGAAGACATTTAACTTACTGGAGAATTGaacagaaaagtataaaatgCTGACTGTTTCCTAGTGgtaaatatttatgaaacaaTTTGAGTTCCCTTAaaattatttgtttctttgtttagatGTTATAATTTAACTTTGACACTGAAATACTATTTAAGAAATTATTAGTCCTTAAAAGTGAGCGTGTAGGAGATGAGGAAGATAATCTTATTAATGACACTTTAAAAACCATTTACAGTGACTCTCCGACGTCTGAATCAGAAGGCTCCTCGGTGAGCCCTATAAAAAATAAACACCCAGATGAAGATGCTGTGGAAGCTGAGGGGCGTGAGGTGAAAAGACTCAGATTTGACAAGGAAGGTGAAGGAAGAGAGACAGCCAGTCAGACAGCTTCCGGTGAAGTTTCTTCAGTTAGGGTGGAAGAGACAGAAACATCACCTTCATCTCAggataaagacaaagaaagtagCCGTGCCAGACAGCACTGTACGGAAGAGGATGAAGACGAggatgaagaggaggaagaaggtatttagagaccatctgtaAAAGGGTGGAATAAGGAGATCCTCAAATTCTTGTACTTCATTTGTGCGTGAAAGAGTTTAACCTAATGGAACTCCTTATAATGCTGATGTGGGGCTTATCTCCTACCTGCatgtagttgctgctgagtttcAGGGGATAGGATTTGAACTGTAGAATATCACAATTCATGAAACTTAACTGTGGAAGtattttgaaagtaaaatttAACTACAACAACGTTTGCTTATTTTTAGAGTCTTTTATGACATCAAGAGAAATGGtcccagaaagaaaaaatcaagaaaaagaatCTGATGATGCCTTAACTGTGAATGAAGAGACTTCTGAGGAAAATAATCAAATGGAGGAATCTGATCTGTCTCAAGCTGAGAAAGATTTACATTCTGAAGGTAGTGGAAATACAGGCCCTGTAAGTAGTGGTTCTGACTGCCATGAAACAGGACCGTTAGTAGGGTCCAGTTCCAGTAAAACTGGAGAGGTTCTCTCAGAGTCGTTCATGGAAAATGAGGAAGCCACAGAAGTCACAGATGAACCCATGGAACAAGACTAACTATTTAGAAACGTTTAGATGCAGTATTTTACATACAGTTCTGGTTTTACACTGTATAAGAAAAACTTTTATGTAATAAAGTGGACCTTTAGTTTTACAGGAGAAGCAGGTTGTAAAATTAAGTACTTTATGGTATAAATCCTGAAAGAGTTGTACATGTAAGAACTGTGAATATCAGCTCCTCTGGGTCCTGCTTACCGCTGACTTTTTTTGGTCTGGTCAAATCAGTGGTTTGtgtatagatttttctttttttaatttagaattaaAGTTTTTAAACTGGAAGGtaataattataattttgaaaaccttttggaaattATCACATTTAGTTTATACATATGCAAGAAGGCTTTTTGTCTTGTCTCTTTCTGACAGCTCTAGCAGTTTTCATGTTTTGGTCACAGTTTCAACATTTTAACGTGTGAATTAATAGGGTTTCATGTTGGTTTCCAGATTTTATTGTTTGACTTTGTACAATGGAACTTTAAGtcatatatacgtacatacatacatatatatatacacacacacacacacacacacacatatacatatatatatattattctaAGGGGGGAAATgttatatttttctgtttctataaagagaTGAATACAGTGGATACTTTTTTATTGGTAATGATTGAGTTCACCTCTTTCAGAAgacagttttctttctcttctgagtAATTCAGATAAAATCTGGCCCTTGTGAAACCCTGGAAATCTTAAGTCTGTTGAAAATACCAGGTTAAACACATTCCAAGAGATCTGTTCAAACTAAAATTCTTTTGtatacttctgaggtgcctgagaAAAAGACTTCATTATTTATGAGAAAATGTGCTTTATCTTGGAAATTGTGTTCAAACATTAGCTTACTGTTTTGTAGGATGAATGCTTACGAAGCTGACATAAGACCATCTCAGAAGAACCGAACAGGTTCCTTGACCTTTTGCTTGCTTTTCTTAACATTGTGAATATTACGCATTTCTTTCTAAATTATTCTAGAGTATGCAAATGCCAATGGTATGAGACACCACTGTACTGGAAGAATTAATATATTACTTTAGTAATGTACCTGGGCTAAATGACTAAAGCTTTAGGGGTGCATAGAAACCAACACAATTTGTATGACATTTTGAAGtgaattaaatatttttgaacatGCTTCTTGGACAGCCAGTGTTATATTTTTCAGATGAACACAAAGCACAATGATTACTCTAAACTCAATATTTTCAAATTCACATATTTAAAGTCATGCAAGCTGCAACTTCCCTGTCAAAAATTACTGGCTGCCAAATTTATACCTGTTTCTTCAGCTGTACCTTTTgatatttagaatttttaaatttctgtaaagTAGATTTTGTAGACTGTAATGTGTTCACTGCCTTTGTGAAGCGGTATATAATTGTAtaatttctgtgtgtaaactgaatgcttgggcTTTCAATACAGTATTCATATAAAGCAATAAATAttaatgttatgaaatatttgagtacatttttatcaaaatatagaagattcttttgtttttgttttttagtttcagATACCTGAAGTACACAGATGAACTTATAAAACTGATGCAAACAGTTTCTGACACTGTATCATATGCTGGGGTGATTGAGGGGCAAACACAAGTGTT is a window of Elephas maximus indicus isolate mEleMax1 chromosome 20, mEleMax1 primary haplotype, whole genome shotgun sequence DNA encoding:
- the PPP4R2 gene encoding serine/threonine-protein phosphatase 4 regulatory subunit 2 isoform X1, encoding MDVERLQEALKDFEKRGKKEVCPVLDQFLCHVAKTGETMIQWSQFKGYFIFKLEKVMDDFRTSAPEPRGPPNPNVEYIPFDEMKERILKIVTGFNGIPFTIQRLCELLTDPRRNYTGTDKFLRGVEKNVMVVSCVYPSSEKNNSNSLNRMNGVMFPGNSPSYTERSNINGPGTPRPLNRPKVPLSAPMTTNGLPENTDSKESNLQQNEDKNHSDSPTSESEGSSVSPIKNKHPDEDAVEAEGREVKRLRFDKEGEGRETASQTASGEVSSVRVEETETSPSSQDKDKESSRARQHCTEEDEDEDEEEEEESFMTSREMVPERKNQEKESDDALTVNEETSEENNQMEESDLSQAEKDLHSEGSGNTGPVSSGSDCHETGPLVGSSSSKTGEVLSESFMENEEATEVTDEPMEQD
- the PPP4R2 gene encoding serine/threonine-protein phosphatase 4 regulatory subunit 2 isoform X3; protein product: MDVERLQEALKDFEKRGKKEVCPVLDQFLCHVAKTGETIIPFTIQRLCELLTDPRRNYTGTDKFLRGVEKNVMVVSCVYPSSEKNNSNSLNRMNGVMFPGNSPSYTERSNINGPGTPRPLNRPKVPLSAPMTTNGLPENTDSKESNLQQNEDKNHSDSPTSESEGSSVSPIKNKHPDEDAVEAEGREVKRLRFDKEGEGRETASQTASGEVSSVRVEETETSPSSQDKDKESSRARQHCTEEDEDEDEEEEEESFMTSREMVPERKNQEKESDDALTVNEETSEENNQMEESDLSQAEKDLHSEGSGNTGPVSSGSDCHETGPLVGSSSSKTGEVLSESFMENEEATEVTDEPMEQD
- the PPP4R2 gene encoding serine/threonine-protein phosphatase 4 regulatory subunit 2 isoform X2; this encodes MDVERLQEALKDFEKRGKKEVCPVLDQFLCHVAKTGETMIQWSQFKGYFIFKLEKVMDDFRTSAPEPRGPPNPNVEYIPFDEMKERILKIVTGFNGIPFTIQRLCELLTDPRRNYTGTDKFLRGVEKNVMVVSCVYPSSEKNNSNSLNRMNGVMFPGNSPSYTERSNINGPGTPRPLNRPKVPLSAPMTTNGLPENTDSKESNLQQNEDKNHSDSPTSESEGSSVSPIKNKHPDEDAVEAEGREVKRLRFDKEGEGRETASQTASGEVSSVRVEETETSPSSQDKDKESSRARQHCTEEDEDEDEEEEEESFMTSREMVPERKNQEKESDDALTVNEETSEENNQMEESDLSQAEKDLHSEGSGNTGPFQIPEVHR